In Candidatus Liberimonas magnetica, one DNA window encodes the following:
- a CDS encoding tetratricopeptide repeat protein, which translates to MNAKIIFIFIPLFFALCFLEASVIKETEELGQLLEAGRFEAAAVKIENIREPYEKYFWKSRLSFYTGKYRDAYAEIESALGYTEAPKWWEQLKNYYYFVSEITNDFQDFKSEHFRLRAKGQDIILASYALDALEKAYTEIGRELNCYPGSKVLVEIYGNKRDFSLASTLSEDILDKTGTVGICKFNRLMILSPQITPLGYSWLDTLAHEYTHMLANSKSCTKCPLWLNEGIARFYETRWRAKEPEYLSASAEQKLKEAKDKDLFIPFARMSPSLVYLKSQDEILLAFAEVSSAVDFMRKEYGDDVVEKLLTNLDLSGEKEAFKKTFGVSLKQFEKKCFAYIKSRQYRENPGVIIDEVNMKKTAEDEFVGTNARGYIRLGDKMREIERFDAALIQYNKALELEPANPVILLKIAKAFLKLGQKDDAREKLKLAIEKNPHYVTPYQVLGQLYFENGDIDNCIEVSNKAIGINPFYPLTHKYLYKCYMAKNDMPNAYREIKTALILDPSDAETKVIADRLK; encoded by the coding sequence ATGAACGCAAAGATAATTTTTATTTTTATACCTCTGTTTTTTGCCCTGTGTTTTTTAGAGGCGTCTGTAATAAAGGAAACAGAAGAACTCGGCCAGCTGCTTGAAGCAGGCAGGTTCGAGGCAGCAGCTGTAAAGATCGAAAATATCAGGGAGCCTTACGAAAAATATTTCTGGAAAAGCAGGCTGTCTTTTTACACCGGCAAATACAGGGATGCTTATGCCGAGATAGAATCAGCTCTTGGCTATACAGAAGCCCCGAAATGGTGGGAACAGCTCAAGAATTACTATTATTTTGTTTCAGAGATAACGAACGATTTTCAGGATTTTAAGAGCGAGCATTTCCGTTTGAGGGCAAAGGGCCAGGATATAATTTTAGCTTCTTATGCCCTTGATGCCCTTGAAAAAGCGTATACCGAGATAGGAAGGGAATTGAACTGCTATCCCGGGAGCAAGGTCTTAGTTGAGATATATGGGAATAAACGCGATTTTTCCTTAGCGTCGACTCTGAGCGAGGATATCCTTGACAAGACCGGGACGGTCGGGATTTGTAAATTCAACAGGCTCATGATATTGTCGCCGCAGATAACTCCCCTGGGATACAGCTGGCTTGATACGCTTGCGCATGAGTACACTCACATGCTGGCAAACTCGAAAAGCTGCACGAAGTGCCCTTTATGGCTGAATGAAGGAATAGCCAGGTTTTACGAGACAAGATGGAGGGCCAAAGAACCCGAATACCTTTCAGCGTCAGCAGAGCAAAAGCTGAAAGAGGCAAAAGATAAGGACCTATTCATCCCGTTTGCCCGCATGTCTCCTTCCCTTGTTTACCTTAAGAGCCAGGATGAGATCCTCCTTGCTTTTGCCGAGGTTTCAAGCGCCGTTGATTTTATGAGGAAGGAATACGGTGATGATGTGGTTGAAAAACTGCTCACAAACCTTGACCTGTCGGGCGAAAAAGAAGCATTTAAAAAAACGTTCGGGGTTTCGCTGAAGCAATTTGAAAAAAAATGTTTTGCTTACATTAAAAGCAGGCAATACCGTGAAAACCCGGGCGTTATCATAGATGAAGTGAACATGAAAAAGACGGCAGAGGATGAATTTGTAGGAACGAATGCAAGGGGCTATATCCGCCTCGGCGATAAGATGAGAGAAATAGAAAGGTTTGATGCAGCTTTGATACAGTATAACAAAGCGCTTGAACTTGAACCGGCAAACCCTGTCATACTTTTAAAGATAGCAAAGGCATTCTTAAAGCTCGGCCAGAAGGATGATGCCCGGGAAAAGCTGAAACTTGCGATAGAAAAAAATCCGCATTATGTAACCCCTTATCAGGTCCTTGGCCAGCTGTATTTCGAGAACGGTGATATCGATAACTGCATAGAAGTCTCTAATAAAGCCATAGGGATAAACCCCTTTTACCCTTTGACCCATAAGTACCTTTACAAGTGTTATATGGCAAAAAATGATATGCCTAACGCATACAGGGAAATTAAAACGGCTCTTATCCTGGACCCGTCAGATGCCGAAACAAAGGTGATAGCCGACAGGTTGAAATAA
- a CDS encoding CpXC domain-containing protein yields the protein MSLSKLEEVKCPCGEVFEAELWNSIEVAKDPDLKEQLLGGEINIVCCPECHQIFYAEHFILYLDTQNEIIAFVYPLSFSKRRDYWKSKMEKDFEKVMDQFVPEDRLDYKPELLFGLDSLVNLIHENDQASDEAAVLFYSAESLGLSLIELRPCLARLNGMPRTIPLLKSKNDDIRSEALQGLARLLKHNDRLTCYKKFYDQIQSDPNWALKKELIKPKKKNK from the coding sequence ATGTCTTTGTCTAAACTAGAAGAAGTCAAATGCCCCTGCGGCGAAGTATTCGAAGCTGAACTCTGGAATTCTATAGAAGTAGCCAAGGACCCTGACCTGAAAGAACAGCTTTTAGGCGGGGAGATAAATATCGTCTGCTGCCCGGAGTGCCACCAGATATTTTACGCCGAACATTTTATCCTTTACCTGGATACCCAAAACGAGATAATCGCCTTTGTTTACCCTTTGAGCTTTTCAAAGCGAAGGGACTACTGGAAATCTAAAATGGAAAAGGATTTTGAAAAAGTGATGGATCAATTCGTCCCGGAAGACAGGCTTGATTATAAACCGGAGCTCCTGTTCGGGCTTGATTCCCTTGTCAATCTGATACACGAAAATGACCAGGCTTCAGATGAAGCTGCCGTATTATTCTATTCGGCTGAAAGTTTAGGCCTTTCGTTGATAGAACTGCGCCCGTGCCTGGCGCGGTTAAACGGCATGCCTAGAACTATCCCTTTATTAAAATCCAAGAATGATGATATTAGAAGCGAGGCCCTTCAGGGGCTGGCACGCCTTTTGAAACACAACGACCGGCTTACCTGCTATAAAAAATTTTATGACCAGATCCAGAGTGACCCTAACTGGGCATTAAAAAAAGAATTGATAAAACCAAAGAAAAAAAATAAATAG
- a CDS encoding CCA tRNA nucleotidyltransferase, with product MRVMNLSRIESGKLKQISRYADKLNKHAYLVGGALRDILLKKKVLDLDIVIEGDAQGLINELSKAWKAKTIVYPEFGTYILKYKKGRHIDFATARKESYPKPGSLPKVTFSNLKDDLYRRDFTINAMALALSGTCKGRIIDYYGGQKDLENRTLRVLHKESFKDDATRLFRLARFMGRGYRPEKNTLKLVKRAVKYLKAIAPERLREELLAILKEKKPFKILSFLKNWGVLRFIIPEARVNRALEKLDKVPGLANRFSIIFSGLSKEERSSAMLNLRLQRSLKNEIERLSQTSKERQLISGKDLIKMGYKPGPIFKEILNNTSKQDFVSRQKALQFVIDNYPGKK from the coding sequence ATGAGGGTAATGAACCTTTCAAGAATAGAAAGCGGGAAACTAAAACAGATCAGCCGTTATGCGGATAAATTGAACAAGCATGCTTATTTGGTAGGCGGAGCTTTAAGGGATATTTTGCTTAAAAAGAAAGTTCTTGACCTGGATATCGTAATAGAAGGTGATGCGCAAGGGCTGATAAATGAACTTTCTAAAGCATGGAAAGCCAAAACAATAGTTTACCCGGAATTCGGCACTTACATTTTGAAATATAAAAAAGGGCGGCACATAGATTTTGCGACCGCAAGAAAAGAATCCTATCCAAAACCCGGAAGCCTCCCGAAAGTAACGTTCAGTAATTTAAAAGACGACCTTTACAGGCGGGATTTTACCATAAATGCCATGGCTCTGGCCCTTTCGGGTACTTGTAAAGGACGGATAATAGATTATTACGGGGGGCAAAAAGACCTTGAAAATAGAACGTTAAGGGTTTTGCATAAAGAAAGTTTCAAAGACGATGCAACCAGGCTATTTAGGCTTGCCCGTTTTATGGGGCGCGGGTATAGACCTGAAAAAAACACATTAAAACTCGTAAAGAGGGCCGTTAAATACCTTAAGGCTATCGCTCCGGAGCGTTTAAGAGAAGAATTGCTGGCTATTTTAAAAGAAAAAAAACCGTTCAAAATACTGTCTTTTCTTAAAAATTGGGGAGTACTCCGTTTTATTATTCCGGAAGCCCGGGTTAACAGGGCCTTAGAAAAGCTGGATAAGGTACCTGGCTTAGCAAACCGTTTTAGCATTATCTTTTCCGGCCTGTCCAAAGAAGAAAGGTCCTCTGCCATGCTGAACTTAAGGCTTCAAAGAAGTTTGAAAAATGAGATTGAAAGATTAAGCCAGACTTCAAAAGAAAGACAGCTTATTTCAGGAAAAGACCTGATCAAAATGGGCTATAAACCCGGTCCGATATTCAAAGAGATACTTAATAATACCTCAAAACAGGATTTTGTTTCCCGTCAAAAAGCCCTTCAATTTGTAATTGACAATTATCCCGGAAAAAAATAA
- a CDS encoding site-2 protease family protein has product MVFLIQLPILLFSIIVHEYAHGWMAERFGDDTARVMGRLTFNPIPHIDLFGTILLPALALMTGAPVFGWAKPVPVNPYRLNNPDKDMIWVSLAGPLSNLGLAVIAAFMMWAIRTFQFMPHFFSVSVYELLRLVLVINVLLPVFNLVPIPPLDGSKVLMGLLPSNLAYRYAEIENYGFFIIIILLSSGIFWRFLGPIINFLIVSLGGSSYYN; this is encoded by the coding sequence ATGGTTTTTTTAATACAGCTTCCGATACTCTTGTTTTCAATAATAGTACATGAGTATGCACATGGATGGATGGCAGAAAGGTTTGGCGATGATACAGCCCGGGTTATGGGCCGCCTGACATTTAATCCGATACCGCACATAGATCTTTTCGGAACGATACTTTTGCCGGCTCTTGCGCTCATGACCGGAGCACCGGTTTTTGGCTGGGCAAAGCCGGTACCGGTAAACCCTTACCGTTTAAACAACCCTGACAAAGACATGATATGGGTCTCTTTAGCCGGGCCGCTTTCGAATTTAGGGCTTGCTGTAATAGCGGCTTTTATGATGTGGGCTATAAGGACTTTCCAATTCATGCCGCATTTTTTTTCAGTATCTGTTTATGAACTCCTGAGATTAGTCCTGGTAATAAATGTCTTACTTCCGGTATTTAACCTGGTCCCGATACCTCCTTTAGACGGAAGCAAAGTGCTTATGGGTCTGCTGCCGTCAAATCTTGCTTATAGATATGCAGAAATCGAAAATTACGGTTTTTTTATCATAATAATCCTTCTTTCAAGCGGTATATTCTGGCGTTTCCTGGGCCCGATCATAAATTTCTTGATAGTCAGCCTTGGCGGCTCAAGTTACTACAACTAA
- the trpS gene encoding tryptophan--tRNA ligase gives MTKTKKRILSGMRPSGQLHLGHLFGALDNWVKLQDEYECYYMVADWHALTTDYADTSNIKENTREMVIDWLTVGIDPAKSIIFRQSEVSEHSELFLLLSMITPLGWLFRCPTYKEQLKEVANKDLHNFGFLGYPVLQAADIMIYKANAVPVGEDQLPHVELTREIARRFNGFYGNVLVEPAALLTKSARVPGIDARKMSKSYGNAITLAEEPESVKAKVKQMFTDPKKIRANDPGHPEGCVVFAFQELYSPDFKNITEDCRLGKIGCVSCKAKVSELLNKALEPMREKRNKISQDKKIVDEVLLEGQKKAKETAAKTMEEVRTAIKI, from the coding sequence ATGACTAAAACTAAAAAAAGAATATTATCGGGCATGCGGCCTTCGGGCCAGCTTCATTTAGGACACCTCTTCGGAGCTCTGGACAATTGGGTAAAACTTCAGGATGAGTATGAATGCTATTACATGGTAGCTGACTGGCATGCCTTGACAACAGACTATGCAGATACCTCGAATATAAAGGAAAACACAAGGGAAATGGTCATAGACTGGCTTACCGTGGGCATCGACCCTGCCAAAAGCATAATATTCAGGCAATCTGAAGTGTCAGAACACTCAGAACTCTTTTTACTTCTTTCAATGATTACTCCTCTTGGCTGGCTTTTTCGCTGCCCTACATACAAAGAGCAGTTAAAAGAGGTTGCCAACAAAGACCTGCATAATTTCGGGTTCCTTGGCTACCCTGTATTGCAGGCAGCTGATATCATGATATATAAGGCAAATGCAGTGCCGGTTGGCGAAGACCAGCTGCCTCACGTTGAGTTGACGCGGGAGATAGCCAGGCGTTTTAACGGTTTTTATGGTAATGTTTTAGTTGAACCTGCAGCGCTGCTTACGAAATCTGCCAGAGTGCCGGGTATAGATGCAAGAAAAATGTCAAAATCTTACGGCAATGCAATAACCCTGGCAGAAGAACCTGAATCAGTCAAGGCTAAAGTAAAACAGATGTTTACAGATCCGAAGAAAATCCGTGCAAATGACCCGGGCCATCCGGAAGGCTGCGTTGTTTTTGCATTCCAGGAACTTTACAGCCCTGATTTCAAAAACATAACGGAGGATTGCAGACTTGGAAAGATAGGGTGTGTTTCATGTAAAGCTAAAGTCAGTGAGCTTCTTAACAAAGCATTGGAGCCTATGAGGGAAAAAAGAAATAAAATAAGCCAGGATAAAAAAATAGTAGATGAAGTGCTCCTGGAAGGCCAGAAAAAAGCAAAAGAAACGGCTGCAAAGACCATGGAAGAAGTAAGAACAGCCATTAAAATCTAA
- a CDS encoding segregation/condensation protein A: MPYDIHLEIFEGPLDLLLYLIKKNDMDIAEIPISQITHEYIEYLDIMKDLNLDIAGEFLVMASTLMQIKARMLLPSEAVQEEEGPNPLEELKSKLMEYQKYKEVAKRLSKREEYFSELFYRSAPVFDKNDYVLDVSLFDLLNGFRNVLRELPKDVKEIVYEEIPIEQRIREILDMFEGKQYLSFEEILKLEKTKVGLILSFLAILELIRLRQIIVKQVELFGPIRVYKVKEEEEVKQENLQNQVSADEPQQELNLKEQEKKE, translated from the coding sequence ATGCCGTACGACATTCATCTTGAAATCTTCGAAGGCCCGCTTGACCTCTTATTGTACCTTATCAAAAAGAACGATATGGATATAGCAGAGATCCCTATCTCTCAGATAACTCATGAATACATTGAGTACCTGGATATAATGAAGGACCTGAACCTTGATATTGCGGGCGAATTCCTTGTTATGGCATCTACCTTAATGCAGATAAAGGCAAGGATGCTGCTTCCTTCAGAGGCGGTGCAGGAAGAAGAAGGCCCGAACCCTCTTGAGGAACTGAAATCAAAACTTATGGAGTACCAGAAATATAAAGAAGTCGCAAAAAGGCTCAGTAAAAGAGAAGAATATTTTTCGGAACTTTTTTACCGCTCGGCGCCGGTTTTCGATAAGAACGATTATGTCCTTGACGTGTCTTTGTTCGACCTGTTGAACGGTTTCAGGAATGTTTTAAGAGAACTCCCTAAAGACGTAAAAGAGATAGTTTATGAAGAGATACCTATCGAGCAGAGGATCAGGGAGATCCTTGATATGTTCGAAGGGAAACAATACCTGTCTTTTGAAGAGATACTGAAACTTGAAAAAACGAAGGTGGGGCTTATCTTAAGTTTTTTAGCGATATTGGAACTCATCCGTTTACGGCAGATCATAGTAAAACAGGTTGAACTGTTCGGCCCCATACGGGTCTATAAGGTAAAGGAAGAGGAAGAAGTAAAACAGGAGAACCTCCAGAATCAGGTTTCAGCCGATGAGCCTCAGCAGGAACTTAATCTAAAAGAACAGGAAAAAAAGGAATGA
- the scpB gene encoding SMC-Scp complex subunit ScpB: protein MEPNQVRDIIEALIFISDNPVSLSQLKEVLGKEAQGHDLEQLVRDIGESYNQRKSPVELRFIAGGWQLATKKEYSPWIRKLYKDRTTLKLSNSALETLSIVAYKQPLTRSEVEEIRGVEATGVLETLLERRLIKIVGRKETVGRPILYGTTQEFLRHFGLSHLSELPSLEELTPPEEAAADSGSEGVESEVSDEPAQAADETSSETTGEENIAEDEPKE, encoded by the coding sequence ATGGAACCAAATCAGGTAAGGGATATCATAGAAGCTTTGATATTTATTTCGGATAATCCGGTAAGTTTGTCACAGCTGAAGGAAGTCCTGGGTAAAGAAGCCCAGGGCCACGACCTTGAACAGCTGGTAAGGGATATAGGCGAATCATATAACCAGAGAAAAAGCCCGGTTGAACTGCGGTTCATCGCCGGCGGCTGGCAGCTTGCGACTAAAAAGGAATATTCTCCCTGGATAAGAAAACTTTATAAAGACAGGACTACCTTGAAATTATCCAACTCCGCGCTTGAAACCCTTTCAATAGTAGCCTATAAGCAGCCTCTAACACGTTCGGAGGTCGAGGAAATAAGAGGCGTAGAGGCAACAGGTGTGCTTGAGACACTGCTTGAAAGAAGGCTTATAAAGATCGTAGGCCGAAAAGAAACAGTCGGGCGCCCTATACTTTACGGAACAACCCAGGAGTTCTTGCGGCATTTTGGCTTAAGCCATTTGAGCGAACTGCCTTCTTTGGAAGAGCTGACCCCTCCTGAAGAAGCCGCAGCAGACAGTGGTTCGGAAGGGGTAGAATCAGAGGTTTCCGATGAACCGGCTCAAGCTGCCGATGAAACCTCCAGTGAAACTACAGGTGAAGAAAATATTGCTGAAGATGAACCAAAAGAATAG
- a CDS encoding sugar phosphate isomerase/epimerase — protein MISISTAYNINKHGSWPGVLSGIKRLGFHDVELNVEVPSSWIQSIESSVKNNEVNISSIHNYCPKLEGLPAGKSIFFAYSLASPDKEERNTAVRLTSETIELAKRLNAKAVVIHAGEVLTQPSGSELFKYAVKFGKNAKLFTKYKESILKERKEKSKYYLDNLKKSINTLIENSKGSKVAFGLETRIYYHEIPVIEEFEILFKEFSGAPLYYWHDTGHAEVNVRLGFVKEHEDYLKAFKDKLLGVHLHDLHGLFDHYAPGSGDFDFKRLLPYLNKNTIKVIEAHSQSTLKQVKDSLNYFKKIGL, from the coding sequence ATGATATCGATCTCTACTGCATATAATATCAATAAGCACGGTTCCTGGCCTGGTGTTTTATCCGGGATAAAAAGATTAGGTTTTCACGATGTTGAATTAAACGTAGAAGTACCTTCTTCCTGGATACAAAGCATTGAAAGTTCCGTAAAAAATAATGAAGTAAATATTTCAAGCATTCATAATTATTGTCCGAAGCTTGAAGGCCTTCCTGCGGGAAAGTCGATATTTTTTGCGTATTCTCTGGCATCACCGGACAAGGAAGAAAGGAACACGGCAGTCAGGCTGACTTCTGAAACCATAGAACTTGCAAAAAGGCTGAATGCTAAAGCTGTCGTCATCCATGCGGGCGAAGTTCTTACGCAGCCGAGCGGCTCAGAGCTTTTTAAATATGCGGTAAAATTCGGGAAGAATGCGAAATTGTTCACTAAATACAAAGAAAGCATATTAAAAGAGCGCAAAGAAAAGTCAAAATATTATCTGGACAATCTCAAAAAAAGTATAAACACTTTGATAGAAAATTCTAAAGGCAGTAAAGTCGCTTTCGGGCTTGAAACACGGATATATTATCATGAGATACCGGTAATAGAGGAGTTTGAAATTCTTTTTAAAGAGTTCTCCGGAGCTCCCCTTTATTACTGGCACGATACAGGCCATGCAGAAGTAAATGTCCGCCTTGGTTTCGTAAAAGAACACGAAGATTACCTTAAAGCTTTTAAGGATAAACTTCTGGGGGTACACCTTCATGACCTGCACGGGCTTTTTGACCACTATGCGCCTGGAAGCGGAGATTTTGATTTTAAAAGGCTGCTGCCTTATTTGAATAAAAACACAATAAAAGTAATCGAGGCGCATTCGCAGTCAACTTTAAAGCAAGTAAAAGATAGCCTTAATTATTTTAAGAAAATCGGCTTATAA
- the galT gene encoding galactose-1-phosphate uridylyltransferase: MSEFRRDPIIGRWVIISTDRSRRPSDFKKEVSDNLNKPCPFCVGNEGMTPRAIITYKNLLAAKKTGDWSLRVVANKYPALAIEGSLNRKGEGMYDKMNGIGAHEVIIETPDHNKEIPDMADKNVQDIFWAAKDRITDLKRDQRFEYILVLKNRGSAAGATLAHPHSQLIATPIVPKRVKEEISGAKSYFEQKERCVFCDIVTEEMSSIKRIVAENEDFLAFCPYASRSPFETWVIPKAHFSHFEYINENQVVSLGSIMKGLLKKMDNVLDTPPYNYIIHNSPLKDAELPHYHWHIEIMPKLVQVAGFEWGSGFYINPTPPEEAAKFLRESE; this comes from the coding sequence ATGTCAGAATTCAGGCGTGATCCGATAATAGGAAGATGGGTTATAATTTCAACGGACAGGAGCAGGCGGCCTTCTGACTTCAAGAAAGAAGTGTCTGATAACCTTAATAAACCATGCCCTTTTTGCGTGGGCAATGAAGGGATGACACCGCGTGCTATAATTACATATAAGAATTTGCTCGCTGCCAAGAAAACAGGAGACTGGAGCTTAAGGGTGGTGGCTAACAAATATCCTGCCTTGGCGATAGAAGGTTCTTTGAACAGAAAAGGGGAAGGCATGTACGATAAGATGAACGGCATCGGCGCCCATGAGGTAATTATCGAGACACCTGACCACAATAAAGAGATCCCTGATATGGCGGATAAAAATGTTCAGGATATTTTTTGGGCGGCAAAAGACAGGATAACAGACCTTAAAAGGGACCAGAGGTTCGAATATATACTTGTCTTAAAGAACAGGGGCTCGGCTGCAGGCGCGACCCTGGCTCATCCGCATTCACAGCTTATAGCCACTCCTATAGTTCCGAAACGGGTAAAGGAAGAGATAAGCGGGGCAAAAAGTTATTTCGAACAAAAGGAGAGATGCGTTTTCTGCGATATAGTCACAGAAGAGATGTCATCTATAAAAAGAATAGTGGCCGAGAATGAGGATTTTCTTGCTTTTTGCCCGTATGCTTCGCGTTCTCCTTTTGAAACCTGGGTTATACCCAAAGCTCATTTCTCTCATTTTGAGTATATCAACGAGAACCAGGTCGTGTCGCTTGGATCCATCATGAAAGGTTTGCTTAAGAAAATGGACAATGTCCTTGATACACCGCCGTACAACTATATAATCCATAATTCGCCTTTGAAGGACGCAGAATTGCCTCATTACCACTGGCATATCGAAATAATGCCGAAACTTGTTCAGGTCGCGGGGTTCGAATGGGGTTCGGGGTTCTACATAAACCCTACTCCTCCGGAAGAAGCTGCGAAATTCTTAAGAGAAAGCGAATAA
- a CDS encoding NHL repeat-containing protein yields the protein MTSEIDATGLYIDFYDIKLQGTDNVGNSASATVCVYSGEPEKLDSWALYENKKLNKKVFEPAYIARDLNGNTYVTENHFSRIIKFNSAGEVVSIFGGPVPNGYKGDRKIWRGNWRGRVPLLSPEGITVDLNGNIYVADSSLNRIIKLDPNGEVLMQIGSCRESSEYRVRGLKSHKEKTFNHPTGVALDAGNNIWVADRLNNRIQKFTADGVLIDSATINTEISDKEHKHWNDHWGWWSLRKYERPGSIFIDNTDSLYVADQMNSRVLKYDVDGSFSMAVVLSTSAKTRAIPDAIFVDEKGRIYNKCTGREQGVPV from the coding sequence TTGACCTCAGAAATCGACGCAACCGGGCTTTATATTGATTTCTATGATATAAAGCTTCAAGGCACAGATAATGTTGGAAACTCGGCGAGCGCAACGGTTTGCGTGTACTCGGGCGAACCGGAAAAGCTCGACTCATGGGCTTTGTACGAAAATAAAAAGCTCAATAAAAAGGTGTTTGAGCCCGCGTACATTGCGCGAGATTTAAACGGTAATACTTACGTTACGGAAAACCATTTCTCAAGAATTATCAAGTTCAATAGTGCAGGCGAAGTGGTAAGCATTTTCGGAGGCCCTGTGCCAAACGGGTACAAGGGTGACCGAAAAATCTGGCGAGGCAACTGGAGAGGCAGGGTTCCGCTTTTGAGCCCTGAAGGGATAACCGTGGATTTAAACGGAAACATCTATGTTGCAGATTCCTCTCTCAACAGAATAATCAAGCTTGACCCGAACGGTGAGGTGTTGATGCAGATAGGATCTTGTAGAGAAAGTTCGGAGTACAGAGTTCGCGGCTTGAAAAGCCATAAAGAGAAAACTTTCAACCATCCAACCGGAGTGGCGTTAGATGCCGGAAACAATATCTGGGTGGCTGACAGGTTAAACAACAGGATACAAAAGTTTACAGCAGACGGAGTTTTAATAGATTCCGCAACCATAAACACTGAAATTTCTGACAAAGAACATAAGCATTGGAACGATCATTGGGGATGGTGGAGTTTAAGAAAGTATGAAAGGCCTGGTTCAATATTCATTGATAACACAGATAGTTTGTATGTTGCAGACCAGATGAATTCAAGGGTACTTAAGTATGATGTGGATGGCTCGTTTTCAATGGCAGTTGTGCTTTCAACTTCCGCAAAAACCCGAGCAATCCCGGATGCTATCTTTGTTGATGAAAAAGGCCGCATTTATAATAAGTGCACAGGCAGAGAACAAGGTGTACCGGTTTGA
- the glgA gene encoding glycogen synthase, which yields MKIGILTNEYPPYVYGGAGVHVEYLTNELVKLDGGKHSVKVFCFGDQRLNKKNLSVKGVNAGYNFHTKDPRHVKFLDTIQKDIVMSGELEGIDIVHCHTWYTHFAGLLTKQLMQIPLVLTTHSLEPRRPWKAEQLGSAYQASSWIEKTAYKNADGVIAISESMKEDAHNLYGVELNKIRLIHNGIDTNEFRPVLDKEILGEYGIDKKLPYILFVGRITRQKGIIHLVNAIKHIKPVCQIVLCAGAPDTKEIGLEMKLNIEKAKRVSKNRIIWISEMLPRKDLIAVYSGASVFICPSVYEPFGIINLEAMACKIPVVATKVGGIPEVVVHGKTGILVPITQKSSTEVEPRDKEKFAYDIAKAVNSLLASPKNLKEMGLKARRRVIEHFSWASIAEKTIDFYKDVIKDSV from the coding sequence ATGAAGATAGGAATACTTACTAATGAATATCCTCCGTATGTTTATGGCGGTGCCGGAGTCCATGTAGAATATTTAACGAATGAATTAGTTAAGCTGGACGGCGGAAAACATTCCGTAAAAGTGTTTTGTTTCGGGGATCAAAGGTTAAATAAGAAAAACTTGTCTGTAAAAGGCGTTAATGCCGGATATAATTTCCATACAAAAGACCCAAGGCATGTTAAATTCCTGGATACGATACAAAAAGATATAGTAATGTCCGGCGAACTTGAAGGCATAGATATTGTCCATTGCCATACGTGGTATACACATTTTGCCGGGCTTTTGACAAAACAATTGATGCAGATACCGCTTGTATTAACTACCCACTCTTTAGAACCCCGGCGGCCGTGGAAAGCCGAACAGCTGGGCTCTGCCTACCAGGCGAGTTCCTGGATAGAAAAAACAGCGTATAAAAATGCCGACGGTGTGATAGCTATATCGGAATCAATGAAGGAAGATGCCCATAACCTTTATGGGGTAGAGTTAAATAAAATAAGGTTGATACATAACGGCATAGACACGAACGAGTTCCGTCCTGTTTTAGACAAAGAAATCCTCGGCGAATACGGCATAGACAAAAAACTCCCATATATTTTGTTTGTGGGGCGTATAACACGGCAGAAGGGCATCATACATCTGGTAAATGCTATAAAGCATATAAAACCAGTCTGCCAGATAGTCCTTTGCGCAGGTGCCCCGGATACGAAAGAGATCGGCCTGGAGATGAAACTAAATATAGAAAAAGCAAAGAGAGTTTCAAAAAACAGGATCATCTGGATATCCGAAATGCTTCCAAGAAAAGACCTAATAGCTGTATATTCCGGCGCCTCGGTATTCATATGCCCTTCGGTATATGAACCGTTCGGAATAATAAACCTTGAGGCAATGGCCTGCAAAATTCCCGTAGTGGCTACAAAAGTCGGGGGTATCCCTGAGGTCGTAGTTCACGGTAAAACAGGGATATTGGTACCGATAACTCAGAAGAGCTCAACAGAGGTTGAGCCTCGAGATAAAGAAAAGTTCGCATATGATATTGCAAAGGCAGTAAATTCCCTGCTTGCTTCTCCCAAGAACCTCAAAGAAATGGGTTTAAAAGCACGCCGGAGAGTTATAGAGCATTTCAGCTGGGCAAGCATTGCAGAGAAAACGATAGATTTCTATAAAGATGTCATTAAAGACAGCGTATAG